In the genome of Nocardioides seonyuensis, one region contains:
- a CDS encoding FluC/FEX family fluoride channel — protein MSGLRPTLPHLLLVAVGAAAGAVLRWGLDTAIPDGVLPWTTLAINVSGAFALGVLPVVVRHSHAAALALGPGLLGGFTTVSTWALEVRDLAADDRVGLAGSYLGGTLAAALVAAHLGRRLAQRPEPEDALT, from the coding sequence GTGAGCGGCCTGCGCCCCACGCTCCCCCATCTCCTCCTGGTCGCCGTCGGCGCTGCTGCCGGCGCCGTCCTCCGCTGGGGCCTGGACACCGCGATCCCCGACGGTGTCCTGCCGTGGACCACCCTCGCCATCAACGTGTCCGGCGCCTTCGCGCTCGGCGTCCTCCCGGTCGTCGTACGACACTCGCACGCCGCGGCGCTCGCCCTCGGGCCCGGGCTGCTCGGCGGGTTCACCACCGTGTCGACGTGGGCGCTGGAGGTGCGCGACCTGGCCGCAGACGACCGCGTCGGCCTCGCCGGGTCCTACCTGGGAGGCACCCTGGCCGCCGCGCTGGTGGCCGCGCACCTCGGCCGCCGCCTGGCCCAGCGACCAGAGCCGGAGGACGCGCTCACGTGA